A section of the Pseudomonas fluorescens genome encodes:
- a CDS encoding response regulator transcription factor, with amino-acid sequence MSDEIQVEGEELPHLLLVDDDATFTRVMARAMSRRGFRVSTAGSAEEGLTIAQADLPDYAALDLKMDGDSGLVLLPKLLELDPEMRVLILTGYSSIATAVEAIKRGACNYLCKPADADDVLAALLSEHADLDTLVPENPMSVDRLQWEHIQRVLTEHEGNISATARALGMHRRTLQRKLQKRPVRR; translated from the coding sequence ATGAGTGACGAGATCCAAGTCGAAGGCGAAGAGCTGCCGCACCTGCTGCTGGTAGATGATGACGCCACCTTTACCCGCGTCATGGCGCGGGCCATGAGCCGTCGCGGGTTTCGCGTCAGCACCGCAGGCTCCGCCGAAGAAGGCCTGACTATCGCCCAGGCTGACCTGCCGGACTACGCGGCACTGGACCTGAAAATGGACGGTGATTCCGGCCTGGTGCTATTGCCCAAGTTGCTGGAACTGGATCCGGAAATGCGTGTGCTGATCCTCACCGGGTATTCCAGCATTGCTACGGCCGTCGAGGCGATCAAGCGTGGCGCCTGCAATTACCTGTGCAAGCCGGCCGACGCCGATGATGTGCTGGCCGCGCTGCTCTCCGAGCATGCCGACCTCGACACCCTGGTGCCGGAAAACCCGATGTCGGTGGACCGCCTGCAATGGGAGCACATCCAGCGCGTGCTGACCGAGCATGAAGGCAATATCTCCGCCACCGCCCGCGCCCTGGGCATGCACCGCCGCACCTTGCAGCGCAAGCTGCAGAAGCGCCCGGTACGGCGCTGA